One genomic region from Rhodothermales bacterium encodes:
- a CDS encoding DUF5916 domain-containing protein: MRRLKAMRGWAVFTGVLVGLLIGMEPGVRPVAAQDQGALPLVRLSGPVELDGRSDEPAWADVAPLPLSMYAPIFGGELTERTEIRVAYDRTHLYVAGRMYDSDPSGIRANSLYRDRYSGDDTFAILLDTFNDNQNALWFYTTPLGVRMDMAVSNDAEGGGGGSSMGAINNSWNTFWDVATSRTDEGWFAEMRIPFSSLGFQADGDRVEMGMSAYRYIARKGERHTFPAIPPDWERGFAKPSQARTVVLTDVESSRPVYITPYVAAGADWTPALEGGEWSTESGFERQAGVDIKYNLTSNLTIDVTLNTDFAQVEADNQQVNLTRFSLFFPEKRQFFQERSSVFDFSFGRNDRLFHSRNIGLIGGETVQILGGGRLVGRVGLWDIGVINMQTVGETAIPAENFGVVRAKRRVLNEQSHAGLMMTSRLGDDGSWNVAYGVDGLLSLGDEKYLDLKWTQSFEDASSTAFADAGLGLVELIRRGNIGFTYKASVVYAGKAYNPGIGFISRNNYVKMNLDGQYGWRPGDASVLRNHDGSVFGDVYVRNDDGTVESARVGSSWDMDFKSSASARASVNVLYEDVLEPVSFPQGTSVPAGSYTYVEGQARWEMPDGALLRGQIELRGGSFFDGRRLGAELSPTWNLNRHLELAGTYSYTRLEFPDRDQTANVHLVGARSQIGFNTRVSLNAFIQYNTAADLIAANVRFRYNVREGNDLWIVYNENLNADRFRETPALPVSGGRNVLLKYTYTFIS; the protein is encoded by the coding sequence ATGCGGCGGCTGAAGGCGATGAGGGGATGGGCGGTATTCACGGGCGTGTTGGTTGGCCTGTTGATCGGCATGGAGCCGGGTGTCAGGCCCGTGGCGGCCCAGGATCAGGGTGCGCTTCCGCTGGTCCGATTGAGTGGACCGGTGGAATTGGATGGCCGCTCCGATGAACCGGCATGGGCTGACGTGGCGCCGCTCCCGTTGTCCATGTACGCGCCCATTTTCGGCGGCGAACTTACAGAGCGCACCGAAATCCGGGTGGCCTACGACCGGACCCACCTCTACGTCGCGGGACGGATGTACGACTCGGATCCTTCAGGCATCCGGGCGAACTCGCTCTACCGCGACCGCTACAGCGGGGACGACACGTTCGCCATCCTGCTGGACACCTTCAACGACAACCAGAATGCCCTCTGGTTCTACACCACTCCGCTCGGCGTACGGATGGATATGGCCGTCTCCAACGACGCGGAAGGCGGTGGTGGCGGCTCCTCCATGGGGGCCATCAACAACTCCTGGAATACGTTCTGGGATGTGGCGACGTCCCGGACGGACGAGGGTTGGTTCGCAGAAATGCGGATTCCGTTTTCCAGTCTGGGATTCCAGGCGGACGGCGACCGGGTGGAAATGGGGATGTCGGCCTACCGGTACATTGCCCGGAAAGGGGAGCGACATACGTTTCCGGCCATTCCGCCGGACTGGGAGCGGGGGTTTGCCAAACCCTCGCAGGCCCGGACCGTCGTGCTGACCGACGTGGAGTCCAGCCGCCCCGTCTATATTACCCCCTACGTGGCAGCCGGTGCGGACTGGACCCCGGCGCTGGAAGGCGGAGAGTGGTCCACGGAATCCGGGTTCGAGCGGCAGGCCGGTGTGGACATCAAATACAACCTGACGAGCAACCTCACCATCGACGTCACGCTGAACACCGACTTCGCCCAGGTCGAGGCCGACAACCAGCAAGTCAACCTGACGCGATTCTCCCTGTTCTTCCCCGAGAAGCGGCAGTTCTTCCAGGAGCGCTCGAGTGTGTTTGATTTTTCGTTCGGTCGGAATGACCGCTTGTTCCACAGCCGGAACATCGGACTCATCGGGGGGGAGACGGTGCAGATCCTGGGTGGTGGCCGCCTGGTGGGCCGCGTGGGCCTGTGGGACATTGGCGTCATCAACATGCAGACGGTGGGCGAAACGGCCATTCCGGCAGAGAACTTCGGCGTCGTCCGCGCCAAACGGCGTGTATTGAACGAACAGTCGCATGCGGGCTTGATGATGACCTCCCGCCTGGGTGACGACGGGTCGTGGAATGTGGCCTATGGCGTGGATGGCCTGCTGAGCCTGGGCGACGAAAAATACCTGGATCTGAAGTGGACCCAGTCCTTCGAGGACGCGTCATCCACGGCATTTGCGGACGCCGGACTCGGCCTCGTGGAACTCATCCGTCGTGGCAACATCGGATTCACCTACAAAGCCTCGGTTGTGTATGCCGGGAAGGCCTACAACCCGGGCATCGGGTTCATTTCGCGCAACAACTATGTGAAAATGAACCTGGACGGCCAGTACGGCTGGCGACCAGGCGATGCCTCCGTCCTGCGTAATCACGATGGCTCGGTTTTCGGCGACGTGTACGTGCGCAACGACGACGGGACCGTGGAATCGGCTCGTGTGGGCAGTTCCTGGGACATGGATTTCAAGAGCAGTGCGAGTGCACGGGCTTCGGTGAATGTGCTGTACGAGGATGTGCTCGAGCCCGTATCGTTTCCCCAGGGAACGTCCGTGCCTGCCGGGTCCTATACCTACGTGGAGGGACAGGCGCGCTGGGAAATGCCGGATGGCGCCCTGCTTCGTGGTCAGATCGAATTGCGGGGCGGATCCTTTTTTGACGGACGGCGGCTGGGCGCGGAGCTTTCCCCGACGTGGAACCTGAACCGGCATCTGGAACTGGCCGGAACGTACTCGTATACCCGTCTGGAATTCCCGGACCGGGACCAGACCGCCAATGTGCATCTGGTGGGTGCGCGTTCCCAGATCGGGTTCAATACGCGTGTATCCTTGAATGCCTTCATCCAGTACAACACGGCGGCCGACCTCATTGCGGCCAACGTACGGTTCCGCTACAACGTCCGGGAAGGAAACGATCTCTGGATTGTCTACAACGAAAACCTGAACGCGGACCGGTTCCGTGAAACGCCCGCACTTCCGGTGTCGGGCGGCCGGAATGTCCTCCTGAAGTACACCTATACGTTCATCTCATGA
- the moeB gene encoding molybdopterin-synthase adenylyltransferase MoeB, translating into MLTPTLTTAQKERYSRHLLLPGFGAEGQRRLLDARVLVIGAGGLGAPVSLYLAAAGVGCLGLVDHDRVDAGNLQRQVLFGTADVGRKKVAAAAERLRGLNPDVTVVEHDTWLTAANAEALISQYDLVVDGTDNFATRYLVNDVCVWTGRPNVYASIYRFDGQVSIFGAPGGPCYRCVFPEPPPPGAVPSCAEAGVLGVLPGVLGSLQAAEALKWLTGTGEPLVGRLLLADVGSGRFRTLSVDPDPDCAVCGQHPTITEPVDYDAFCASAATQESSPTPEPSPTGESMFFSPSVPEMTVRELHAKQAAADDFLLLDVRNPEELEIADLDGTLIPMGELTARMEELEPWREKDVVVMCRSGARSAQVVAYLRQQGFGKAVNLKGGILAWSREIDPSVATY; encoded by the coding sequence ATGCTGACGCCCACCCTCACCACCGCCCAGAAAGAGCGATACAGCAGGCACCTGCTGCTTCCGGGGTTCGGGGCGGAGGGCCAACGTCGGCTGCTGGATGCGCGCGTCCTCGTGATTGGCGCCGGTGGGCTGGGTGCGCCGGTGTCCCTGTATCTGGCCGCGGCCGGCGTCGGCTGCCTGGGCCTGGTCGACCACGATCGGGTGGATGCGGGCAATCTGCAGCGCCAGGTCCTGTTCGGGACGGCGGATGTGGGTCGAAAGAAGGTGGCGGCTGCGGCGGAGCGGTTGCGCGGGTTGAATCCGGACGTGACCGTCGTGGAACACGATACCTGGCTGACCGCCGCGAACGCCGAGGCGCTGATTTCGCAGTACGATCTGGTGGTGGACGGCACGGACAATTTTGCCACGCGCTACCTGGTGAACGACGTGTGCGTATGGACCGGACGCCCGAACGTCTATGCGTCCATCTACCGTTTCGATGGTCAGGTCTCCATTTTCGGGGCGCCCGGCGGGCCGTGTTACCGGTGCGTGTTTCCGGAGCCGCCCCCGCCGGGCGCGGTGCCCTCGTGCGCCGAGGCGGGGGTGCTGGGGGTGCTGCCGGGGGTTCTGGGCAGCCTGCAGGCGGCCGAAGCATTGAAGTGGCTGACGGGGACCGGGGAACCCTTGGTGGGCCGGCTCTTGCTGGCCGATGTAGGGTCCGGGCGTTTCCGTACACTTTCCGTGGACCCCGATCCGGATTGCGCCGTATGTGGGCAGCATCCGACCATCACGGAGCCCGTGGATTACGATGCGTTTTGCGCGTCGGCTGCCACGCAGGAATCATCACCCACACCAGAGCCCTCACCCACCGGGGAATCCATGTTTTTTTCGCCCTCCGTACCTGAAATGACCGTCCGGGAATTGCACGCCAAGCAGGCGGCCGCGGACGACTTCCTGCTCCTGGATGTCCGAAATCCCGAAGAATTGGAGATCGCCGATCTGGACGGGACCCTCATTCCGATGGGCGAACTGACGGCCCGGATGGAGGAACTTGAGCCCTGGCGGGAAAAGGACGTGGTGGTGATGTGCCGCTCCGGTGCCCGTTCGGCACAGGTGGTGGCGTATCTGCGCCAGCAGGGATTCGGGAAAGCGGTCAACCTGAAGGGGGGCATCCTGGCCTGGTCCCGGGAGATTGACCCATCCGTGGCGACGTACTGA
- a CDS encoding PKD domain-containing protein, with amino-acid sequence MSRTSRLPFLLALCALIGLARVPQATAQTVPGTASGPLFVEGRLQTNLYSGDRVAPWISGLDGLTGRFGPGAGLSVGYRLSEPLSVVGNLTSGIYPEIDRNSLPSNRLDPSTTSSRRNHLSAEVRYTLLPIGRFTPFLAGGLGTYWGRLNGSRTTAVGPQVGLGIQTPLFGWPVFLRLDQFAAYPNDGLDGAGAISTSPDAVTTVSMGIVWTRKPRPPRLGDVVISVPAQVRTGDEALFLLSAALDPVSYAVAWDFGDGQRASTASAVHRYASPGTYTVRVTASTARDEVIREIQVTVLPVFERVSILSVTATPRSPRPGETVTFTPILRGTPTTCLWSFGDGRTSALCEAEHTFDAPGTYRVALQVQNEAHSAVSEHLVTVQADVCSSPPPLHVVFFGRNSSTLSLAMRELLRENMVSIGSCPGLQVVVQGYALASEQAAGRADDLATARAEAVVQYYVNLGLAAGRVEKAAPRVLGEAAELGRSVDSYLQTRN; translated from the coding sequence GTGTCCCGAACCTCCCGGTTACCCTTCCTGCTCGCGCTCTGCGCACTGATTGGCCTCGCCCGCGTCCCGCAGGCCACAGCCCAGACCGTGCCGGGAACGGCGTCCGGTCCGCTCTTCGTCGAAGGCCGTTTGCAGACGAACCTGTACTCCGGGGACCGCGTCGCACCGTGGATATCCGGCCTGGATGGATTGACCGGACGTTTCGGGCCGGGCGCCGGTCTGTCCGTGGGGTACCGCCTGTCCGAACCGCTCTCGGTCGTGGGTAACCTGACCTCCGGCATATACCCGGAAATTGACCGCAATTCATTGCCCTCCAACCGTTTGGACCCTTCGACCACGTCGTCGCGCCGGAACCATCTTTCCGCCGAGGTGCGCTACACCCTGCTCCCGATCGGCCGGTTCACCCCGTTCCTGGCAGGGGGCCTGGGGACCTACTGGGGCAGGCTGAACGGTAGCCGGACCACGGCCGTCGGTCCACAGGTCGGGCTGGGTATCCAGACGCCGCTCTTCGGATGGCCGGTTTTCCTGCGTCTGGACCAGTTCGCCGCGTATCCGAACGATGGACTCGACGGGGCCGGCGCAATCTCCACGAGCCCGGATGCGGTCACGACCGTTTCCATGGGCATCGTATGGACGCGCAAACCCCGGCCGCCCCGGTTGGGAGACGTCGTGATATCCGTACCGGCCCAGGTCCGGACGGGGGACGAAGCCCTGTTCCTCCTGTCGGCTGCCCTCGATCCCGTGTCCTACGCCGTTGCATGGGACTTCGGGGACGGGCAGCGGGCGTCCACGGCCAGCGCCGTACACCGCTACGCGTCCCCGGGGACCTATACTGTCCGAGTGACCGCGTCCACGGCCCGGGACGAAGTCATCCGCGAAATCCAGGTAACCGTGCTGCCCGTATTCGAGCGGGTATCCATCCTTTCGGTTACCGCGACACCCCGTTCGCCGCGACCGGGCGAGACCGTCACGTTTACCCCCATACTGCGGGGGACGCCCACGACCTGCCTCTGGTCGTTCGGGGACGGGCGCACCTCGGCGTTGTGCGAGGCGGAGCACACATTCGATGCCCCGGGAACCTACCGGGTGGCCCTGCAGGTCCAAAATGAAGCCCATTCGGCCGTATCCGAACACCTTGTCACGGTCCAAGCCGACGTATGCAGTTCCCCGCCACCGTTGCACGTGGTGTTTTTCGGCCGGAACTCGTCCACCCTCTCCCTGGCCATGCGCGAACTGCTGCGGGAGAACATGGTGTCCATCGGTTCGTGCCCCGGACTCCAGGTGGTCGTCCAGGGATATGCCCTGGCCTCCGAACAGGCGGCCGGCCGCGCCGATGATCTGGCCACGGCCCGGGCGGAAGCCGTCGTGCAGTATTACGTCAACCTCGGCCTGGCGGCGGGTCGCGTCGAGAAGGCCGCGCCGCGCGTGCTGGGCGAAGCCGCCGAGCTCGGACGCAGCGTGGACTCGTACCTTCAGACCCGGAACTGA
- a CDS encoding DUF5686 family protein has translation MKKRDHTAGRCPFPIPGTLLPLNSPLLLAGLWLLVGLWLGGAEVAAQVRVSGTVVDADTGTPLPSATVAIQGTSRGVVTNRDGQFLIMADRLPFTLEVRFIGYVTRRIDIRALPDRAIEVALKPSTVTMEEIVVSGENPADRIMRRVIEEKARWRQGFTSAYADTYTRFMLYSQLDLVQVTESVRASWWTPAIGARELVRATRTRPQGSGTFKYAEPHVVVNFLDDEVLLRGTTYVGPTHPRALEIYRFLLGGVRELDGQRVFDIYLSPRSATRPAFSGHLAVLDSTFMVLEANLRPLPETVVTPPVQRHDLYFEQRYSAVNDSVWMPLGLYVAGIVEFGRVGAAYLPARYEQFSSQSLRVVNPPVPDSFLVAGPAVLYDPLAANQDFLFQRNPSMIPLTPRELEDMMAIPPTMTLEQAFRPEGLLAGYTAVPVTREGEAADAEEDARLTTFRELTRGDWFWYNRVDGWHPGLGWDRSFDFGLQVTGSVGYSTLRKRVTYDAEVLMPWGGRVLGGHVGAEAFDATGVVAREDDLGRFVPGLLTYLGYDDLYDYYHRRGTSVYVDVRPFRGPVTLSSRMRWEVHSSLRKRSDYMGWLFTNEQRENPAVEDGHLRSLEFGASIGKPDVRALELIVEHSPGQVLKSDYTFTRFEARATMGLRTFYRSRSRPNRLRVTAFGGTRTGLLPIQRQFTLGGSSGPFAEYAGFRTLQNTRFVATELAGIFWYHDFTTAPWEKLGLWWLAEQGLGLHIFGGHAFTTKEAFSDIYRGRYHEIGAGISYPLGLPFRVDVATGTNATGFSVRIGRPLK, from the coding sequence ATGAAAAAACGCGACCACACAGCCGGGCGATGTCCGTTCCCGATCCCGGGTACGCTTTTGCCGTTGAACAGCCCTCTGCTCCTGGCAGGACTGTGGTTGTTGGTGGGGCTGTGGCTCGGCGGTGCCGAGGTCGCGGCGCAGGTGCGGGTATCGGGCACGGTCGTCGACGCCGACACCGGCACGCCGCTGCCGTCGGCGACGGTGGCCATCCAGGGCACGAGTCGGGGCGTCGTCACGAACCGGGATGGCCAATTCCTGATCATGGCCGATCGGCTGCCGTTCACACTCGAAGTCCGGTTCATCGGGTACGTCACGCGGCGCATCGATATCCGCGCGTTGCCTGACCGGGCCATTGAAGTGGCCCTGAAGCCCTCCACGGTGACCATGGAGGAAATTGTCGTATCGGGCGAAAATCCGGCCGACCGCATCATGCGACGGGTCATTGAGGAAAAAGCGCGATGGCGGCAGGGGTTCACGTCGGCCTATGCCGATACGTACACGCGATTCATGCTGTACAGCCAACTGGATCTGGTGCAGGTTACCGAGAGCGTCCGCGCGTCGTGGTGGACCCCGGCGATCGGCGCGCGAGAACTCGTCCGGGCTACGCGTACGCGGCCACAGGGCAGCGGCACGTTCAAATACGCCGAACCACATGTGGTGGTGAATTTCCTGGACGACGAGGTTCTGCTGCGCGGCACGACCTACGTCGGCCCGACGCATCCCCGTGCGCTGGAAATCTACCGGTTCCTGCTGGGCGGCGTGCGCGAGTTGGATGGCCAGCGGGTGTTCGACATCTATCTGTCGCCCCGGAGCGCCACGCGGCCGGCCTTTTCCGGGCATCTGGCCGTGCTCGATTCCACGTTCATGGTCCTGGAGGCCAACCTGCGTCCGCTGCCGGAAACGGTCGTCACACCGCCCGTGCAGCGCCACGATCTGTATTTCGAACAGCGCTACTCGGCCGTGAATGATTCCGTGTGGATGCCGTTGGGGTTGTACGTAGCGGGCATCGTGGAATTCGGGCGCGTGGGAGCGGCCTATCTGCCGGCCCGGTACGAGCAGTTCTCCAGCCAGAGCCTGCGGGTGGTGAATCCGCCCGTACCCGACTCCTTCCTGGTGGCCGGTCCTGCCGTCCTGTACGATCCGTTGGCGGCCAACCAGGACTTCCTGTTCCAGCGGAATCCGTCCATGATTCCGTTGACGCCCAGGGAGTTGGAGGACATGATGGCCATTCCGCCGACCATGACGCTTGAGCAGGCCTTCCGACCCGAGGGATTGCTGGCGGGCTACACGGCTGTTCCGGTTACGCGCGAGGGGGAGGCCGCGGATGCGGAAGAGGATGCCCGGTTGACGACGTTCCGGGAGTTGACCCGCGGTGACTGGTTCTGGTACAACCGGGTGGACGGATGGCACCCCGGGTTGGGATGGGATCGCTCCTTCGACTTCGGTCTGCAGGTGACGGGGTCCGTGGGATATTCCACGCTGCGCAAAAGGGTCACGTACGATGCGGAAGTGCTCATGCCATGGGGCGGTCGCGTGCTGGGTGGCCATGTGGGCGCCGAGGCCTTCGATGCGACCGGGGTGGTTGCGCGGGAGGATGATCTGGGTCGGTTCGTGCCGGGGTTGTTGACGTATCTGGGTTACGATGACCTGTATGACTACTACCACCGGAGAGGGACGTCGGTCTATGTGGACGTGCGACCGTTCCGGGGGCCGGTGACGCTCTCCTCGCGTATGCGGTGGGAGGTGCATTCCTCGTTGCGCAAACGATCCGATTACATGGGCTGGTTGTTCACCAACGAGCAGCGGGAGAATCCGGCGGTAGAGGACGGGCACCTCCGGTCCCTGGAGTTCGGGGCCTCCATTGGAAAACCGGATGTGCGTGCGCTGGAATTGATTGTCGAACACAGTCCGGGACAGGTCCTGAAATCGGACTATACGTTCACCCGTTTCGAAGCCCGGGCCACCATGGGGTTGCGCACCTTCTACCGGTCCCGCTCCCGACCCAACCGGCTCCGCGTGACGGCATTCGGGGGCACGCGGACCGGATTGTTGCCCATCCAGCGGCAGTTCACGCTCGGCGGATCGTCGGGCCCGTTCGCGGAATATGCCGGCTTCCGGACCCTGCAGAACACGCGGTTCGTGGCCACCGAACTGGCAGGCATCTTCTGGTACCACGACTTCACGACGGCCCCCTGGGAGAAGTTGGGTCTGTGGTGGTTGGCCGAGCAGGGACTGGGACTGCACATTTTCGGTGGTCATGCCTTTACGACCAAGGAGGCGTTCTCGGACATCTATCGCGGACGTTACCACGAAATCGGTGCCGGTATTTCCTATCCGCTCGGCCTGCCGTTCCGCGTGGACGTGGCAACGGGCACGAACGCGACCGGGTTTTCGGTGCGCATAGGGCGGCCGCTCAAATAG
- a CDS encoding Rrf2 family transcriptional regulator gives MANTRFSSAVHLLVALATEDTLTSESLGIRLDSHPVVIRRLVADLGDAGLVTATRGVGGGVRLAKEPTEIGLGAVARAVEFEPAFDLHDLPTKDGHPLDAHFAAAFLAVQREATERVLAHLDTLTLTDIVEGTTLRADLAELLAKGLSNEEIRTAYRVAGGRMVPVADR, from the coding sequence ATGGCCAATACCCGCTTTTCTTCCGCCGTCCACCTGCTGGTGGCCCTTGCCACCGAGGACACCCTGACCTCTGAATCCCTGGGCATTCGTCTGGATTCGCACCCCGTCGTCATCCGGCGCCTGGTGGCCGATCTGGGCGATGCCGGATTGGTGACCGCCACCCGGGGCGTGGGCGGCGGCGTCCGATTGGCCAAGGAGCCGACGGAAATCGGGCTCGGAGCCGTGGCACGGGCCGTCGAATTCGAACCGGCCTTCGACCTCCACGATCTGCCGACCAAGGACGGGCATCCGCTGGATGCCCACTTCGCGGCCGCCTTCCTGGCCGTCCAACGGGAGGCCACAGAACGGGTATTGGCCCATCTCGACACCCTGACCTTGACGGATATCGTCGAGGGTACCACGCTCCGCGCCGACCTGGCTGAACTCCTCGCGAAGGGCCTCAGTAACGAAGAAATCCGGACCGCCTACCGCGTGGCCGGGGGGCGCATGGTGCCGGTGGCAGACCGTTAG
- a CDS encoding multicopper oxidase domain-containing protein, with amino-acid sequence MQSDRTLPALALALALALAQTTPSVAQHLPTHPTYVPSGMVVSADSVIQANDNRAPAGTWNGDTLVVVLDVRRGVLYPNGEPGPGVRAEAFAEAGRPMSVPGPLLRVPQGTTIDATVRNALPDSSITLFGFARRPSATPDSVRLAPGESTRLTFTSGQAGTYLYGAIIGGTEIREVGERETAAGAFIVDPAEGALDDRVLVINIWSQPDSTYEHGAFETLLINGRSFPDTERMVTDVGEAQSWHVINASRRVHPMHLHGFYYDVLARGTATENHALPDSLVQKVVTEVMRGQTTMYMRWVPEREGAWLFHCHLSFHVSPNVQLPDGKMHHNGHMAGLVMGIDVQPGPSDLIERGEPRHLTLHTLQFDDNPLHRYAFAFDPVHDPDSTVRTAPGPVLVMRQYEPTFVTVKNGMDQPAGVHWHGLELDAWADGVPDFSASHGKMSPAIAPADSFTYKLTLMRPGTFMYHSHLNDIDQLRGGLYGAIVVLGEEEVFNPETDHVYMWGRRRYRAQSFQEALGANGTWEQPDITTTAGTTHRLRLAVMAPVTAARFLMTKDGQPYPLLAIAKDGADFPPAQRTNVMETRIYREGETADFLFTPLEPGTYELQIGPVAELSVRQRWLVTAALLSGK; translated from the coding sequence ATGCAATCCGATCGCACCCTTCCGGCACTCGCGTTGGCGCTTGCCTTGGCGCTGGCCCAAACCACCCCCTCTGTCGCACAGCATCTGCCCACCCATCCGACGTACGTGCCTTCCGGAATGGTCGTCAGCGCCGATTCCGTGATCCAGGCGAATGACAATCGCGCACCGGCCGGAACGTGGAACGGAGATACGTTGGTTGTCGTGCTGGACGTTAGGCGGGGGGTACTCTACCCGAATGGCGAACCGGGACCCGGCGTTCGCGCCGAGGCTTTTGCCGAGGCTGGACGCCCGATGTCCGTGCCGGGACCGCTCCTTCGCGTTCCACAGGGCACCACCATCGACGCCACGGTACGGAATGCGTTGCCCGACTCTTCCATCACGCTCTTCGGATTCGCACGTCGCCCGTCGGCGACCCCGGACAGCGTGCGGTTGGCGCCCGGCGAATCCACCCGTTTGACCTTCACATCCGGCCAGGCGGGTACCTACCTGTACGGGGCCATCATCGGTGGGACTGAAATCCGGGAGGTCGGCGAGCGCGAAACGGCCGCCGGCGCGTTCATTGTGGACCCGGCTGAGGGCGCATTGGACGATCGGGTCCTGGTCATCAACATCTGGTCACAACCCGATTCGACCTACGAGCACGGCGCTTTCGAGACCCTGCTCATCAACGGACGATCCTTTCCCGATACGGAGCGGATGGTGACGGATGTGGGCGAAGCACAGTCCTGGCACGTCATAAACGCGTCGAGGAGAGTTCATCCCATGCATCTGCATGGATTCTACTACGATGTCCTGGCCCGGGGTACGGCCACGGAAAACCACGCCCTGCCCGACAGTCTGGTCCAGAAGGTCGTCACCGAAGTCATGCGCGGCCAGACGACCATGTACATGCGATGGGTGCCGGAACGGGAAGGCGCGTGGCTGTTCCACTGCCACCTTTCGTTCCATGTGTCTCCGAACGTCCAATTGCCGGACGGAAAAATGCACCACAATGGTCACATGGCCGGCCTGGTCATGGGCATCGATGTGCAACCCGGCCCATCGGATCTCATTGAACGGGGCGAGCCGCGACACCTGACCTTGCACACCCTGCAATTCGATGACAATCCCCTCCATCGTTACGCCTTTGCCTTCGACCCGGTACACGACCCCGATTCAACGGTCCGTACCGCGCCGGGCCCAGTCCTGGTCATGCGGCAGTATGAACCGACCTTCGTCACCGTGAAGAACGGCATGGATCAGCCCGCGGGCGTGCACTGGCACGGACTGGAGCTCGATGCCTGGGCAGACGGCGTGCCTGATTTCAGTGCCTCCCACGGAAAAATGTCTCCCGCCATCGCGCCCGCCGACTCCTTTACCTACAAATTGACCCTCATGCGGCCCGGGACCTTCATGTACCACTCCCATCTGAATGACATCGACCAGTTACGGGGCGGGCTGTACGGAGCCATTGTTGTGCTTGGGGAAGAGGAAGTCTTCAATCCCGAAACCGACCATGTCTATATGTGGGGAAGGCGCCGCTACCGCGCGCAATCCTTCCAGGAGGCCTTGGGTGCGAATGGCACCTGGGAGCAGCCGGATATAACGACCACGGCCGGGACCACGCACCGCCTCCGGTTGGCCGTAATGGCGCCCGTGACCGCGGCCCGCTTTTTGATGACGAAAGATGGGCAACCCTACCCCCTCCTGGCCATCGCCAAGGATGGCGCCGACTTCCCCCCGGCCCAGCGCACGAACGTGATGGAAACCCGGATCTACCGAGAGGGCGAAACCGCCGATTTCCTGTTCACGCCCCTCGAGCCGGGGACCTATGAACTGCAAATCGGACCGGTGGCGGAACTGTCGGTCCGGCAACGATGGCTGGTCACCGCCGCTTTATTGTCCGGGAAGTAG